Proteins encoded together in one Centropristis striata isolate RG_2023a ecotype Rhode Island chromosome 6, C.striata_1.0, whole genome shotgun sequence window:
- the ppp6r2b gene encoding serine/threonine-protein phosphatase 6 regulatory subunit 2 isoform X3 — protein MFWKFDLHTSSHLEALLDKEDVTLMELMEEEDVLQECKAQNRRLLLFLCQDQCMQDLVRMITTEPPAGVEETKRFKYPNIACELLTCDVGVINDKLGNEEPLLETLYAFLEQPSPLNPLLASFFSKTIGNLITRKTEQVISFLRRKEGFLSLVLKHIDTSAMMDVLLRLISCVEPPPLRLETLIWLNEEKLAQRLIELIHPERDEERQSNASQTLCDIIRLSRDQANQLQEISQPDPLLTVLESQECVEQLLQNMFSAESTESCIVNGIQVLLTLLEIRRPVVDGVMDAQGFERSYTVNSSILLAIQPHLKHFHQLLLEPPKRNPMLTTLGVLEEPLGNTRLHVARLVASLLYTSSASHAVVAQELCRLNTMDLLLDLFFKYTWNNFLHLQVELCVAAILRPCAHEMRLQPGLGLQEKFKPHQDVSQEQALTDSPSEPATSENSAHNLMVTHLFQHCHLVQRILEAWEENDKIQSEGGMRRGYMGHLTRIANTVVHNLEKGPVHTQISSLITDLPEDYRGRWETFVDQTLSETNRKNTIDLIGTGNPRPSSEDDMESPFPKELTLQQAFSDYQIQQMTANFVDQFGFNDEEFTDHDDSIGATFDRIAEININIDAGQDTANTAVFEACSKERIHPFDDDEEDIWEEKEINFATQTKSRNRFGGSRSSPSPSASKDCDSTAASGPDPTETAADSDSEEGEDPKDDLDPFSSLAQTEATKTTDWIADFGEVNSKAPAAGVGFSAWDTPDSQPAATEAEEKGWAKFTDFQPFCCSETGPRCSSPVDSELSGSGNTKPNTNPCVWSACVARKAPLVASDSSSSSSSESDEEEGKTESATSETVTTETITTGAGKETIRLTMDAKNERAVFSSEADKVPVEGLSIKDKVKGKEKEGEKGKKHGDCPNTTPASPTNQSAAVTQETKPSTNGPA, from the exons ATGTTTTGGAAGTTTGACCTACACACATCCTCTCACCTGGAGGCTCTACTGGACAAGGAGGATGTCACACTCATGGAGCTCATGGAGGAGGAAGATGTGTTGCAGGAGTGCAAGGCCCAGAACAGAAG GCTTCTCCTGTTCTTGTGCCAGGACCAGTGCATGCAGGACCTGGTCCGTATGATTACTACAGAGCCCCCTGCTGGTGTAGAGGAGACAAAGCGCTTTAA GTATCCAAATATAGCATGTGAGCTGTTGACATGTGATGTGGGAGTGATCAATGATAAGCTTGGTAATGAGGAGCCTCTGCTGGAAACTCTCTATGCCTTCCTGGAGCAACCGTCCCCGCTTAACCCCCTCCTGGCATCTTTCTTTAGCAAGACAATTGGGAACCTCATCACACGGAAGACTGAGCAG GTGATTAGTTTCCTGCGACGGAAAGAGGGTTTCCTTTCCCTGGTATTGAAGCATATTGATACATCAGCCATGATGGACGTGCTCCTAAGACTTATTAGTTGTGTGGAGCCACCCCCTCTGCGGCTCGAGACACTTatt TGGCTGAATGAAGAGAAGCTGGCCCAGAGACTCATCGAGCTCATTCACCctgagagagatgaagag AGGCAGTCCAATGCATCTCAGACTTTGTGTGACATAATTCGTCTGAGCAGAGACCAGGCCAATCAGCTCCAAGAGATTTCACAGCCTGACCCTTTGCTTACTGTGCTAGAGTC GCAGGAGTGTGTGGAGCAGTTGCTGCAGAATATGTTCTCAGCAGAGAGTACTGAGAGCTGCATCGTCAATGGAATTCAAGTTCTGCTCACATTATTGGAAATCAGGAggcctgt GGTGGATGGTGTAATGGATGCTCAGGGATTTGAGAGAAGTTACACTGTTAACAGCAGCATTTTGTTGGCCATCCAACCACACCTGAAACACTTCCATCAGCTACTTCTGGAGCCACCCAAA CGAAATCCCATGCTGACTACTCTGGGTGTGCTGGAGGAACCACTAGGGAACACACGTCTGCACGTAGCCAGGCTGGTGGCCTCTCTGCTGTATACCAGCTCTGCTAGCCATGCGGTCGTAGCACAGGAACTCTGTCGACTCAATACAATGGACCTGCTTCTG GACTTGTTCTTCAAGTATACATGGAACAACTTTCTGCACCTCCAAGTGGAGCTCTGTGTCGCTGCCATCCTTCGGCCCTGTGCCCATGAAATGAGGCTTCAGCCTGGCCTGGGATTGCAGGAAAAATTCAAGCCTCATCAGGATGTTTCACAAGAGCAGGCTTTGACTGATTCCCCCTCTGAACCAGCCACCTCTGAAAACTCTGCACATAATCTAATGGTGACTCAT TTGTTTCAGCACTGCCACCTTGTCCAGAGGATTCTGGAGGCTTGGgaagaaaatgataaaataca GTCAGAGGGCGGTATGAGAAGAGGGTACATGGGACATCTTACCAGGATTGCCAACACAGTAGTCCACAACCTGGAGAAGGGCCCGGTTCATACACAGATTAGTAGCCTCATCACAG ATCTGCCTGAGGACTACAGAGGGCGCTGGGAAACCTTTGTTGACCAGACCTTGTCAGAGACTAATAGGAAGAACACCATAGACCtg ATTGGCACTGGGAACCCTCGTCCTTCCTCAGAGGATGACATGGAGAGCCCCTTCCCTAAGGAGCTGACACTACAGCAG GCCTTCTCAGACTACCAGATCCAGCAGATGACTGCTAATTTTGTGGATCAGTTTGGCTTCAATGATGAAGAGTTTACTGATCATGATGACAGCATTGG AGCAACATTTGACCGAATTGCAGAGATCAATATCAACATTGATGCAGGCCAGGACACT GCTAACACAGCTGTGTTTGAGGCCTGTTCCAAGGAGAGGATTCATCcctttgatgatgatgaagaggacATTTGGGAAGAGAAAGAGATCAACTTTGCAACACAAACCAAGTCCCGTAACAG GTTTGGTGGGTCACGATCGTCCCCGAGCCCGTCAGCTAGTAAAGATTGTGATAGTACAGCAGCTTCTGGCCCAGATCCCACTGAGACCGCAGCAGACTCAGACTCTGAAGAGGGAGAGGATCCTAAAGATGACCTGGATCCTTTCTCAAGTCTGGCCCAGACCGAGGCAACAAAGA CTACTGACTGGATCGCAGACTTTGGGGAGGTGAACTCAAAAGCCCCTGCAGCAGGAGTGGGCTTTTCTGCCTGGGACACTCCAGACTCCCAACCTGCTGCCACAGAGGCAGAGGAGAAAGGATGGGCCAAGTTCACTGACTTCCAGCCTTTCTGTTG CTCTGAAACAGGACCCAGATGCAGCTCTCCTGTGGACTCGGAGCTCAGCGGATCGGGCAACACCAAACCAAACACGAACC cgtgtgtgtggAGTGCATGTGTGGCGAGAAAAGCTCCATTGGTGGCATCAGACAGCTCTtcctccagcagctcagagagcGATGAGGAAGAGGGGAAGACAGAGTCTGCAACCAGCGAGACGGTCACCACAGAGACCATCACTACAGGAGCTGGCAAGGAGACAATTCGACTCACCATGGACGCCAAAAATGAAAGGGCAGTCTTCAGCAG
- the ppp6r2b gene encoding serine/threonine-protein phosphatase 6 regulatory subunit 2 isoform X2: MFWKFDLHTSSHLEALLDKEDVTLMELMEEEDVLQECKAQNRRLLLFLCQDQCMQDLVRMITTEPPAGVEETKRFKCFLFIYYRYPNIACELLTCDVGVINDKLGNEEPLLETLYAFLEQPSPLNPLLASFFSKTIGNLITRKTEQVISFLRRKEGFLSLVLKHIDTSAMMDVLLRLISCVEPPPLRLETLIWLNEEKLAQRLIELIHPERDEERQSNASQTLCDIIRLSRDQANQLQEISQPDPLLTVLESQECVEQLLQNMFSAESTESCIVNGIQVLLTLLEIRRPVVDGVMDAQGFERSYTVNSSILLAIQPHLKHFHQLLLEPPKRNPMLTTLGVLEEPLGNTRLHVARLVASLLYTSSASHAVVAQELCRLNTMDLLLDLFFKYTWNNFLHLQVELCVAAILRPCAHEMRLQPGLGLQEKFKPHQDVSQEQALTDSPSEPATSENSAHNLMLFQHCHLVQRILEAWEENDKIQSEGGMRRGYMGHLTRIANTVVHNLEKGPVHTQISSLITDLPEDYRGRWETFVDQTLSETNRKNTIDLIGTGNPRPSSEDDMESPFPKELTLQQAFSDYQIQQMTANFVDQFGFNDEEFTDHDDSIGATFDRIAEININIDAGQDTANTAVFEACSKERIHPFDDDEEDIWEEKEINFATQTKSRNRFGGSRSSPSPSASKDCDSTAASGPDPTETAADSDSEEGEDPKDDLDPFSSLAQTEATKTTDWIADFGEVNSKAPAAGVGFSAWDTPDSQPAATEAEEKGWAKFTDFQPFCCSETGPRCSSPVDSELSGSGNTKPNTNPCVWSACVARKAPLVASDSSSSSSSESDEEEGKTESATSETVTTETITTGAGKETIRLTMDAKNERAVFSSEADKVPVEGLSIKDKVKGKEKEGEKGKKHGDCPNTTPASPTNQSAAVTQETKPSTNGPA; encoded by the exons ATGTTTTGGAAGTTTGACCTACACACATCCTCTCACCTGGAGGCTCTACTGGACAAGGAGGATGTCACACTCATGGAGCTCATGGAGGAGGAAGATGTGTTGCAGGAGTGCAAGGCCCAGAACAGAAG GCTTCTCCTGTTCTTGTGCCAGGACCAGTGCATGCAGGACCTGGTCCGTATGATTACTACAGAGCCCCCTGCTGGTGTAGAGGAGACAAAGCGCTTTAA GTGTTTTCTCTTCATTTATTACAGGTATCCAAATATAGCATGTGAGCTGTTGACATGTGATGTGGGAGTGATCAATGATAAGCTTGGTAATGAGGAGCCTCTGCTGGAAACTCTCTATGCCTTCCTGGAGCAACCGTCCCCGCTTAACCCCCTCCTGGCATCTTTCTTTAGCAAGACAATTGGGAACCTCATCACACGGAAGACTGAGCAG GTGATTAGTTTCCTGCGACGGAAAGAGGGTTTCCTTTCCCTGGTATTGAAGCATATTGATACATCAGCCATGATGGACGTGCTCCTAAGACTTATTAGTTGTGTGGAGCCACCCCCTCTGCGGCTCGAGACACTTatt TGGCTGAATGAAGAGAAGCTGGCCCAGAGACTCATCGAGCTCATTCACCctgagagagatgaagag AGGCAGTCCAATGCATCTCAGACTTTGTGTGACATAATTCGTCTGAGCAGAGACCAGGCCAATCAGCTCCAAGAGATTTCACAGCCTGACCCTTTGCTTACTGTGCTAGAGTC GCAGGAGTGTGTGGAGCAGTTGCTGCAGAATATGTTCTCAGCAGAGAGTACTGAGAGCTGCATCGTCAATGGAATTCAAGTTCTGCTCACATTATTGGAAATCAGGAggcctgt GGTGGATGGTGTAATGGATGCTCAGGGATTTGAGAGAAGTTACACTGTTAACAGCAGCATTTTGTTGGCCATCCAACCACACCTGAAACACTTCCATCAGCTACTTCTGGAGCCACCCAAA CGAAATCCCATGCTGACTACTCTGGGTGTGCTGGAGGAACCACTAGGGAACACACGTCTGCACGTAGCCAGGCTGGTGGCCTCTCTGCTGTATACCAGCTCTGCTAGCCATGCGGTCGTAGCACAGGAACTCTGTCGACTCAATACAATGGACCTGCTTCTG GACTTGTTCTTCAAGTATACATGGAACAACTTTCTGCACCTCCAAGTGGAGCTCTGTGTCGCTGCCATCCTTCGGCCCTGTGCCCATGAAATGAGGCTTCAGCCTGGCCTGGGATTGCAGGAAAAATTCAAGCCTCATCAGGATGTTTCACAAGAGCAGGCTTTGACTGATTCCCCCTCTGAACCAGCCACCTCTGAAAACTCTGCACATAATCTAATG TTGTTTCAGCACTGCCACCTTGTCCAGAGGATTCTGGAGGCTTGGgaagaaaatgataaaataca GTCAGAGGGCGGTATGAGAAGAGGGTACATGGGACATCTTACCAGGATTGCCAACACAGTAGTCCACAACCTGGAGAAGGGCCCGGTTCATACACAGATTAGTAGCCTCATCACAG ATCTGCCTGAGGACTACAGAGGGCGCTGGGAAACCTTTGTTGACCAGACCTTGTCAGAGACTAATAGGAAGAACACCATAGACCtg ATTGGCACTGGGAACCCTCGTCCTTCCTCAGAGGATGACATGGAGAGCCCCTTCCCTAAGGAGCTGACACTACAGCAG GCCTTCTCAGACTACCAGATCCAGCAGATGACTGCTAATTTTGTGGATCAGTTTGGCTTCAATGATGAAGAGTTTACTGATCATGATGACAGCATTGG AGCAACATTTGACCGAATTGCAGAGATCAATATCAACATTGATGCAGGCCAGGACACT GCTAACACAGCTGTGTTTGAGGCCTGTTCCAAGGAGAGGATTCATCcctttgatgatgatgaagaggacATTTGGGAAGAGAAAGAGATCAACTTTGCAACACAAACCAAGTCCCGTAACAG GTTTGGTGGGTCACGATCGTCCCCGAGCCCGTCAGCTAGTAAAGATTGTGATAGTACAGCAGCTTCTGGCCCAGATCCCACTGAGACCGCAGCAGACTCAGACTCTGAAGAGGGAGAGGATCCTAAAGATGACCTGGATCCTTTCTCAAGTCTGGCCCAGACCGAGGCAACAAAGA CTACTGACTGGATCGCAGACTTTGGGGAGGTGAACTCAAAAGCCCCTGCAGCAGGAGTGGGCTTTTCTGCCTGGGACACTCCAGACTCCCAACCTGCTGCCACAGAGGCAGAGGAGAAAGGATGGGCCAAGTTCACTGACTTCCAGCCTTTCTGTTG CTCTGAAACAGGACCCAGATGCAGCTCTCCTGTGGACTCGGAGCTCAGCGGATCGGGCAACACCAAACCAAACACGAACC cgtgtgtgtggAGTGCATGTGTGGCGAGAAAAGCTCCATTGGTGGCATCAGACAGCTCTtcctccagcagctcagagagcGATGAGGAAGAGGGGAAGACAGAGTCTGCAACCAGCGAGACGGTCACCACAGAGACCATCACTACAGGAGCTGGCAAGGAGACAATTCGACTCACCATGGACGCCAAAAATGAAAGGGCAGTCTTCAGCAG
- the ppp6r2b gene encoding serine/threonine-protein phosphatase 6 regulatory subunit 2 isoform X1 translates to MFWKFDLHTSSHLEALLDKEDVTLMELMEEEDVLQECKAQNRRLLLFLCQDQCMQDLVRMITTEPPAGVEETKRFKCFLFIYYRYPNIACELLTCDVGVINDKLGNEEPLLETLYAFLEQPSPLNPLLASFFSKTIGNLITRKTEQVISFLRRKEGFLSLVLKHIDTSAMMDVLLRLISCVEPPPLRLETLIWLNEEKLAQRLIELIHPERDEERQSNASQTLCDIIRLSRDQANQLQEISQPDPLLTVLESQECVEQLLQNMFSAESTESCIVNGIQVLLTLLEIRRPVVDGVMDAQGFERSYTVNSSILLAIQPHLKHFHQLLLEPPKRNPMLTTLGVLEEPLGNTRLHVARLVASLLYTSSASHAVVAQELCRLNTMDLLLDLFFKYTWNNFLHLQVELCVAAILRPCAHEMRLQPGLGLQEKFKPHQDVSQEQALTDSPSEPATSENSAHNLMVTHLFQHCHLVQRILEAWEENDKIQSEGGMRRGYMGHLTRIANTVVHNLEKGPVHTQISSLITDLPEDYRGRWETFVDQTLSETNRKNTIDLIGTGNPRPSSEDDMESPFPKELTLQQAFSDYQIQQMTANFVDQFGFNDEEFTDHDDSIGATFDRIAEININIDAGQDTANTAVFEACSKERIHPFDDDEEDIWEEKEINFATQTKSRNRFGGSRSSPSPSASKDCDSTAASGPDPTETAADSDSEEGEDPKDDLDPFSSLAQTEATKTTDWIADFGEVNSKAPAAGVGFSAWDTPDSQPAATEAEEKGWAKFTDFQPFCCSETGPRCSSPVDSELSGSGNTKPNTNPCVWSACVARKAPLVASDSSSSSSSESDEEEGKTESATSETVTTETITTGAGKETIRLTMDAKNERAVFSSEADKVPVEGLSIKDKVKGKEKEGEKGKKHGDCPNTTPASPTNQSAAVTQETKPSTNGPA, encoded by the exons ATGTTTTGGAAGTTTGACCTACACACATCCTCTCACCTGGAGGCTCTACTGGACAAGGAGGATGTCACACTCATGGAGCTCATGGAGGAGGAAGATGTGTTGCAGGAGTGCAAGGCCCAGAACAGAAG GCTTCTCCTGTTCTTGTGCCAGGACCAGTGCATGCAGGACCTGGTCCGTATGATTACTACAGAGCCCCCTGCTGGTGTAGAGGAGACAAAGCGCTTTAA GTGTTTTCTCTTCATTTATTACAGGTATCCAAATATAGCATGTGAGCTGTTGACATGTGATGTGGGAGTGATCAATGATAAGCTTGGTAATGAGGAGCCTCTGCTGGAAACTCTCTATGCCTTCCTGGAGCAACCGTCCCCGCTTAACCCCCTCCTGGCATCTTTCTTTAGCAAGACAATTGGGAACCTCATCACACGGAAGACTGAGCAG GTGATTAGTTTCCTGCGACGGAAAGAGGGTTTCCTTTCCCTGGTATTGAAGCATATTGATACATCAGCCATGATGGACGTGCTCCTAAGACTTATTAGTTGTGTGGAGCCACCCCCTCTGCGGCTCGAGACACTTatt TGGCTGAATGAAGAGAAGCTGGCCCAGAGACTCATCGAGCTCATTCACCctgagagagatgaagag AGGCAGTCCAATGCATCTCAGACTTTGTGTGACATAATTCGTCTGAGCAGAGACCAGGCCAATCAGCTCCAAGAGATTTCACAGCCTGACCCTTTGCTTACTGTGCTAGAGTC GCAGGAGTGTGTGGAGCAGTTGCTGCAGAATATGTTCTCAGCAGAGAGTACTGAGAGCTGCATCGTCAATGGAATTCAAGTTCTGCTCACATTATTGGAAATCAGGAggcctgt GGTGGATGGTGTAATGGATGCTCAGGGATTTGAGAGAAGTTACACTGTTAACAGCAGCATTTTGTTGGCCATCCAACCACACCTGAAACACTTCCATCAGCTACTTCTGGAGCCACCCAAA CGAAATCCCATGCTGACTACTCTGGGTGTGCTGGAGGAACCACTAGGGAACACACGTCTGCACGTAGCCAGGCTGGTGGCCTCTCTGCTGTATACCAGCTCTGCTAGCCATGCGGTCGTAGCACAGGAACTCTGTCGACTCAATACAATGGACCTGCTTCTG GACTTGTTCTTCAAGTATACATGGAACAACTTTCTGCACCTCCAAGTGGAGCTCTGTGTCGCTGCCATCCTTCGGCCCTGTGCCCATGAAATGAGGCTTCAGCCTGGCCTGGGATTGCAGGAAAAATTCAAGCCTCATCAGGATGTTTCACAAGAGCAGGCTTTGACTGATTCCCCCTCTGAACCAGCCACCTCTGAAAACTCTGCACATAATCTAATGGTGACTCAT TTGTTTCAGCACTGCCACCTTGTCCAGAGGATTCTGGAGGCTTGGgaagaaaatgataaaataca GTCAGAGGGCGGTATGAGAAGAGGGTACATGGGACATCTTACCAGGATTGCCAACACAGTAGTCCACAACCTGGAGAAGGGCCCGGTTCATACACAGATTAGTAGCCTCATCACAG ATCTGCCTGAGGACTACAGAGGGCGCTGGGAAACCTTTGTTGACCAGACCTTGTCAGAGACTAATAGGAAGAACACCATAGACCtg ATTGGCACTGGGAACCCTCGTCCTTCCTCAGAGGATGACATGGAGAGCCCCTTCCCTAAGGAGCTGACACTACAGCAG GCCTTCTCAGACTACCAGATCCAGCAGATGACTGCTAATTTTGTGGATCAGTTTGGCTTCAATGATGAAGAGTTTACTGATCATGATGACAGCATTGG AGCAACATTTGACCGAATTGCAGAGATCAATATCAACATTGATGCAGGCCAGGACACT GCTAACACAGCTGTGTTTGAGGCCTGTTCCAAGGAGAGGATTCATCcctttgatgatgatgaagaggacATTTGGGAAGAGAAAGAGATCAACTTTGCAACACAAACCAAGTCCCGTAACAG GTTTGGTGGGTCACGATCGTCCCCGAGCCCGTCAGCTAGTAAAGATTGTGATAGTACAGCAGCTTCTGGCCCAGATCCCACTGAGACCGCAGCAGACTCAGACTCTGAAGAGGGAGAGGATCCTAAAGATGACCTGGATCCTTTCTCAAGTCTGGCCCAGACCGAGGCAACAAAGA CTACTGACTGGATCGCAGACTTTGGGGAGGTGAACTCAAAAGCCCCTGCAGCAGGAGTGGGCTTTTCTGCCTGGGACACTCCAGACTCCCAACCTGCTGCCACAGAGGCAGAGGAGAAAGGATGGGCCAAGTTCACTGACTTCCAGCCTTTCTGTTG CTCTGAAACAGGACCCAGATGCAGCTCTCCTGTGGACTCGGAGCTCAGCGGATCGGGCAACACCAAACCAAACACGAACC cgtgtgtgtggAGTGCATGTGTGGCGAGAAAAGCTCCATTGGTGGCATCAGACAGCTCTtcctccagcagctcagagagcGATGAGGAAGAGGGGAAGACAGAGTCTGCAACCAGCGAGACGGTCACCACAGAGACCATCACTACAGGAGCTGGCAAGGAGACAATTCGACTCACCATGGACGCCAAAAATGAAAGGGCAGTCTTCAGCAG
- the ppp6r2b gene encoding serine/threonine-protein phosphatase 6 regulatory subunit 2 isoform X4: protein MFWKFDLHTSSHLEALLDKEDVTLMELMEEEDVLQECKAQNRRLLLFLCQDQCMQDLVRMITTEPPAGVEETKRFKCFLFIYYRYPNIACELLTCDVGVINDKLGNEEPLLETLYAFLEQPSPLNPLLASFFSKTIGNLITRKTEQVISFLRRKEGFLSLVLKHIDTSAMMDVLLRLISCVEPPPLRLETLIWLNEEKLAQRLIELIHPERDEERQSNASQTLCDIIRLSRDQANQLQEISQPDPLLTVLESQECVEQLLQNMFSAESTESCIVNGIQVLLTLLEIRRPVVDGVMDAQGFERSYTVNSSILLAIQPHLKHFHQLLLEPPKRNPMLTTLGVLEEPLGNTRLHVARLVASLLYTSSASHAVVAQELCRLNTMDLLLDLFFKYTWNNFLHLQVELCVAAILRPCAHEMRLQPGLGLQEKFKPHQDVSQEQALTDSPSEPATSENSAHNLMVTHLFQHCHLVQRILEAWEENDKIQSEGGMRRGYMGHLTRIANTVVHNLEKGPVHTQISSLITDLPEDYRGRWETFVDQTLSETNRKNTIDLIGTGNPRPSSEDDMESPFPKELTLQQAFSDYQIQQMTANFVDQFGFNDEEFTDHDDSIGATFDRIAEININIDAGQDTANTAVFEACSKERIHPFDDDEEDIWEEKEINFATQTKSRNRFGGSRSSPSPSASKDCDSTAASGPDPTETAADSDSEEGEDPKDDLDPFSSLAQTEATKTTDWIADFGEVNSKAPAAGVGFSAWDTPDSQPAATEAEEKGWAKFTDFQPFCCSETGPRCSSPVDSELSGSGNTKPNTNPCVWSACVARKAPLVASDSSSSSSSESDEEEGKTESATSETVTTETITTGAGKETIRLTMDAKNERAVFSSEADKVPVEGLSIKDKVKGKEKEGEKGKKHGDCPNTTPASPTNQSAAVTQ from the exons ATGTTTTGGAAGTTTGACCTACACACATCCTCTCACCTGGAGGCTCTACTGGACAAGGAGGATGTCACACTCATGGAGCTCATGGAGGAGGAAGATGTGTTGCAGGAGTGCAAGGCCCAGAACAGAAG GCTTCTCCTGTTCTTGTGCCAGGACCAGTGCATGCAGGACCTGGTCCGTATGATTACTACAGAGCCCCCTGCTGGTGTAGAGGAGACAAAGCGCTTTAA GTGTTTTCTCTTCATTTATTACAGGTATCCAAATATAGCATGTGAGCTGTTGACATGTGATGTGGGAGTGATCAATGATAAGCTTGGTAATGAGGAGCCTCTGCTGGAAACTCTCTATGCCTTCCTGGAGCAACCGTCCCCGCTTAACCCCCTCCTGGCATCTTTCTTTAGCAAGACAATTGGGAACCTCATCACACGGAAGACTGAGCAG GTGATTAGTTTCCTGCGACGGAAAGAGGGTTTCCTTTCCCTGGTATTGAAGCATATTGATACATCAGCCATGATGGACGTGCTCCTAAGACTTATTAGTTGTGTGGAGCCACCCCCTCTGCGGCTCGAGACACTTatt TGGCTGAATGAAGAGAAGCTGGCCCAGAGACTCATCGAGCTCATTCACCctgagagagatgaagag AGGCAGTCCAATGCATCTCAGACTTTGTGTGACATAATTCGTCTGAGCAGAGACCAGGCCAATCAGCTCCAAGAGATTTCACAGCCTGACCCTTTGCTTACTGTGCTAGAGTC GCAGGAGTGTGTGGAGCAGTTGCTGCAGAATATGTTCTCAGCAGAGAGTACTGAGAGCTGCATCGTCAATGGAATTCAAGTTCTGCTCACATTATTGGAAATCAGGAggcctgt GGTGGATGGTGTAATGGATGCTCAGGGATTTGAGAGAAGTTACACTGTTAACAGCAGCATTTTGTTGGCCATCCAACCACACCTGAAACACTTCCATCAGCTACTTCTGGAGCCACCCAAA CGAAATCCCATGCTGACTACTCTGGGTGTGCTGGAGGAACCACTAGGGAACACACGTCTGCACGTAGCCAGGCTGGTGGCCTCTCTGCTGTATACCAGCTCTGCTAGCCATGCGGTCGTAGCACAGGAACTCTGTCGACTCAATACAATGGACCTGCTTCTG GACTTGTTCTTCAAGTATACATGGAACAACTTTCTGCACCTCCAAGTGGAGCTCTGTGTCGCTGCCATCCTTCGGCCCTGTGCCCATGAAATGAGGCTTCAGCCTGGCCTGGGATTGCAGGAAAAATTCAAGCCTCATCAGGATGTTTCACAAGAGCAGGCTTTGACTGATTCCCCCTCTGAACCAGCCACCTCTGAAAACTCTGCACATAATCTAATGGTGACTCAT TTGTTTCAGCACTGCCACCTTGTCCAGAGGATTCTGGAGGCTTGGgaagaaaatgataaaataca GTCAGAGGGCGGTATGAGAAGAGGGTACATGGGACATCTTACCAGGATTGCCAACACAGTAGTCCACAACCTGGAGAAGGGCCCGGTTCATACACAGATTAGTAGCCTCATCACAG ATCTGCCTGAGGACTACAGAGGGCGCTGGGAAACCTTTGTTGACCAGACCTTGTCAGAGACTAATAGGAAGAACACCATAGACCtg ATTGGCACTGGGAACCCTCGTCCTTCCTCAGAGGATGACATGGAGAGCCCCTTCCCTAAGGAGCTGACACTACAGCAG GCCTTCTCAGACTACCAGATCCAGCAGATGACTGCTAATTTTGTGGATCAGTTTGGCTTCAATGATGAAGAGTTTACTGATCATGATGACAGCATTGG AGCAACATTTGACCGAATTGCAGAGATCAATATCAACATTGATGCAGGCCAGGACACT GCTAACACAGCTGTGTTTGAGGCCTGTTCCAAGGAGAGGATTCATCcctttgatgatgatgaagaggacATTTGGGAAGAGAAAGAGATCAACTTTGCAACACAAACCAAGTCCCGTAACAG GTTTGGTGGGTCACGATCGTCCCCGAGCCCGTCAGCTAGTAAAGATTGTGATAGTACAGCAGCTTCTGGCCCAGATCCCACTGAGACCGCAGCAGACTCAGACTCTGAAGAGGGAGAGGATCCTAAAGATGACCTGGATCCTTTCTCAAGTCTGGCCCAGACCGAGGCAACAAAGA CTACTGACTGGATCGCAGACTTTGGGGAGGTGAACTCAAAAGCCCCTGCAGCAGGAGTGGGCTTTTCTGCCTGGGACACTCCAGACTCCCAACCTGCTGCCACAGAGGCAGAGGAGAAAGGATGGGCCAAGTTCACTGACTTCCAGCCTTTCTGTTG CTCTGAAACAGGACCCAGATGCAGCTCTCCTGTGGACTCGGAGCTCAGCGGATCGGGCAACACCAAACCAAACACGAACC cgtgtgtgtggAGTGCATGTGTGGCGAGAAAAGCTCCATTGGTGGCATCAGACAGCTCTtcctccagcagctcagagagcGATGAGGAAGAGGGGAAGACAGAGTCTGCAACCAGCGAGACGGTCACCACAGAGACCATCACTACAGGAGCTGGCAAGGAGACAATTCGACTCACCATGGACGCCAAAAATGAAAGGGCAGTCTTCAGCAG